One Nocardioides oleivorans DNA segment encodes these proteins:
- a CDS encoding MFS transporter: MGETQAGEKPQTWWQRQLPPSPLARSLSVQSILFAIGEGTFLTGSAVFFTQIVGLSAAQVGVGLTVAGVASFFFAVPAGKLADKVGTKRIWAIGAALTALLYLVWPLITGFAAFLVMMVLLEVVSQAGWSGRGAYTIDVFTREERVQSQAFMRAALNIGFTLGALIGGLALATNSDAVVRAVPILTGVILLGNAFWITRLPDPPAKEPVAAEEAVIKPAALKNRAFVALMTGDGVLGTNQVLLNIVIPLWLVEETDAPRVLLAWLFGTNTVMAVLLQVAAARGIDSVARSLRASYISAGFFVLSCGIVLVTHDTIGWATIALVWLGHVTVTGAELFQSAGHWGYMSELTDVDQRAEYQGAAHIGGTLGSVWAPALFTFLAMEHGSLGWLTIAAIVVVATLTMGPSARAAERYLARHGSAS; encoded by the coding sequence ATGGGTGAGACGCAGGCCGGCGAGAAGCCGCAGACGTGGTGGCAACGGCAGCTGCCACCGTCGCCCCTCGCCCGGTCGCTGTCGGTCCAGTCGATCCTCTTCGCCATCGGCGAGGGCACCTTCCTCACCGGGTCCGCGGTCTTCTTCACGCAGATCGTCGGGCTCTCCGCGGCCCAGGTCGGGGTCGGCCTCACGGTCGCCGGGGTCGCGTCCTTCTTCTTCGCCGTGCCTGCCGGCAAGCTGGCCGACAAGGTCGGCACGAAGCGCATCTGGGCGATCGGTGCGGCGCTCACCGCGCTGCTCTACCTCGTGTGGCCGCTGATCACCGGCTTCGCTGCGTTCCTCGTGATGATGGTGCTGCTCGAGGTGGTCAGCCAGGCTGGCTGGAGCGGGCGCGGCGCCTACACGATCGACGTGTTCACCCGCGAGGAGCGCGTGCAGTCGCAGGCCTTCATGCGGGCCGCGCTCAACATCGGCTTCACCCTCGGCGCCCTCATCGGCGGCCTCGCGCTGGCGACCAACAGCGACGCCGTCGTGCGTGCGGTGCCGATCCTGACCGGCGTCATCCTGCTGGGCAACGCCTTCTGGATCACCCGGCTGCCCGACCCGCCCGCGAAGGAACCGGTCGCCGCCGAGGAGGCCGTGATCAAGCCGGCCGCGCTGAAGAACCGCGCGTTCGTCGCGCTCATGACCGGCGACGGGGTGCTCGGCACCAACCAGGTGCTGCTCAACATCGTGATCCCGCTCTGGCTCGTCGAGGAGACCGACGCCCCGCGGGTGCTGCTCGCCTGGCTGTTCGGCACCAACACGGTGATGGCCGTCCTGCTCCAGGTCGCCGCTGCGCGCGGGATCGACTCGGTAGCTCGGTCGCTGCGGGCGTCGTACATCTCCGCGGGGTTCTTCGTCCTCTCCTGCGGCATCGTGCTCGTCACCCACGACACGATCGGCTGGGCGACGATCGCGCTGGTCTGGCTCGGCCACGTCACGGTGACGGGCGCCGAGCTGTTCCAGTCGGCCGGCCACTGGGGCTACATGTCGGAGCTGACCGACGTCGACCAGCGCGCGGAGTACCAGGGCGCGGCGCACATCGGCGGCACCCTCGGCTCGGTCTGGGCGCCCGCCCTCTTCACGTTCCTGGCGATGGAGCACGGCTCGCTCGGCTGGCTCACGATCGCCGCGATCGTCGTCGTCGCGACCCTGACGATGGGGCCGTCCGCGCGTGCCGCGGAGCGCTATCTCGCGCGTCACGGGTCCGCGTCCTGA
- a CDS encoding DUF1330 domain-containing protein: protein MSAYWITTYKAVHDPDKVAAYAAIAGPALTAAGGTFLVRGMPEATFEKGETTRTVVIEFPSVEAAVAAHDSEAYQEALRALDGGADRDMRVVPGA from the coding sequence ATGAGCGCGTACTGGATCACCACCTACAAGGCCGTGCACGACCCCGACAAGGTGGCGGCCTACGCCGCGATCGCGGGCCCGGCCCTCACCGCCGCCGGCGGCACCTTCCTGGTCCGCGGGATGCCCGAGGCGACCTTCGAGAAGGGTGAGACCACCCGCACCGTGGTCATCGAGTTCCCCTCGGTCGAGGCCGCCGTGGCCGCGCACGACAGCGAGGCCTACCAGGAGGCGCTCCGCGCCCTCGACGGTGGCGCCGACCGCGACATGCGCGTCGTCCCCGGAGCCTGA